Proteins from one Esox lucius isolate fEsoLuc1 chromosome 19, fEsoLuc1.pri, whole genome shotgun sequence genomic window:
- the LOC105030231 gene encoding uncharacterized protein LOC105030231 isoform X2: MEVNVALKTLMMENRICRRKRRHNQSSTCSIRKDSIFSHSRVTLTDWLTLIYRFAQGLQLRQVDMMEDGIAKSSRTLTRMTKILRKVCNKALRRFKRRKGFEIGSRSLWRFVVIDESKFSQKRKYNRGRIGPTWRREGWVFGMLEVKHNRRRPILKMVKDRSQETLIPIIRRHVRRGSTILSDCWRAYVRSLNRLGYNHQTVNHTNNFVDPQSGYHTQHIERAWQTIKGAGLETKG; the protein is encoded by the exons GATTTGTCGAAGAAAGAGAAGGCACAATCAGTCTTCCACCTGCTCCATCCGGAAGGACTCAATATTTAGCCATTCTCGGGTTACCCTTACAGATTGGTTAACATTAATTTATCG atttgcacAGGGCCTACAATTGAGGCAAGTTGACATGATGGAGGATGGTATCGCCAAGAGCTCAAGGACGCTAACCAGAATGACAAAAATCCTGAGGAAG GTTTGCAACAAAGCCTTGAGGAGATTCAAAAGGAGAAAGGGTTTTGAAATTGGATCCAGATCTCTTTGGAGATTTGTTGTGATTGACGAATCCAAGTTCTCGCAAAAGAGAAAG TACAATCGTGGAAGGATTGGTCCAACgtggagaagagagggatgggtgTTTGGGATGCTGGAGGTCAAACACAACAGACGACGCCCAATCCTTAAAATGGTGAAGGACCGTTCTCAGGAAACCTTGATCCCTATCATCAGAAGACATGTGCGAAGAGGTTCCACCATTTTGAGTGACTGTTGGAGAGCATATGTCAGGTCTCTGAATAGGCTGGGCTACAATCACCAAACAGTAAATCACACCAACAACTTTGTGGATCCTCAAAGTGGAtaccacacacaacacattgaaAGAGCATGGCAGACAATAAAGGGGGCAGGTCTGGAGACTAAGGGGTAA
- the LOC105030231 gene encoding uncharacterized protein LOC105030231 isoform X1, translated as MPHALLHVLSAKHARRNKKKIIKYLQKKGLLKKSMRCPICHHKQKMVKHRCRDGFIWICRRKRRHNQSSTCSIRKDSIFSHSRVTLTDWLTLIYRFAQGLQLRQVDMMEDGIAKSSRTLTRMTKILRKVCNKALRRFKRRKGFEIGSRSLWRFVVIDESKFSQKRKYNRGRIGPTWRREGWVFGMLEVKHNRRRPILKMVKDRSQETLIPIIRRHVRRGSTILSDCWRAYVRSLNRLGYNHQTVNHTNNFVDPQSGYHTQHIERAWQTIKGAGLETKG; from the exons ATGCCCCATGCACTGCTTCATGTATTGTCAGCAAAACACGccagaagaaataaaaaaaagattataaaaTACCTCCAGAAGAAAGGACTGCTGAAAAAGTCTATGCGATGTCCTATCTGTCACCACAAGCAGAAAATGGTCAAGCATAGATGCAGAGATGGATTTATATG GATTTGTCGAAGAAAGAGAAGGCACAATCAGTCTTCCACCTGCTCCATCCGGAAGGACTCAATATTTAGCCATTCTCGGGTTACCCTTACAGATTGGTTAACATTAATTTATCG atttgcacAGGGCCTACAATTGAGGCAAGTTGACATGATGGAGGATGGTATCGCCAAGAGCTCAAGGACGCTAACCAGAATGACAAAAATCCTGAGGAAG GTTTGCAACAAAGCCTTGAGGAGATTCAAAAGGAGAAAGGGTTTTGAAATTGGATCCAGATCTCTTTGGAGATTTGTTGTGATTGACGAATCCAAGTTCTCGCAAAAGAGAAAG TACAATCGTGGAAGGATTGGTCCAACgtggagaagagagggatgggtgTTTGGGATGCTGGAGGTCAAACACAACAGACGACGCCCAATCCTTAAAATGGTGAAGGACCGTTCTCAGGAAACCTTGATCCCTATCATCAGAAGACATGTGCGAAGAGGTTCCACCATTTTGAGTGACTGTTGGAGAGCATATGTCAGGTCTCTGAATAGGCTGGGCTACAATCACCAAACAGTAAATCACACCAACAACTTTGTGGATCCTCAAAGTGGAtaccacacacaacacattgaaAGAGCATGGCAGACAATAAAGGGGGCAGGTCTGGAGACTAAGGGGTAA
- the LOC114829566 gene encoding protein FAM133B-like isoform X2, producing MNSDAASSYTNNEKMKMKMLKMKIKALEEERDFLRTTITQLTGQRTSSGPSPSSSVGDNFAKLDDQWDDSSDSSSSDSSSSTDSEIEKKKKNKEKKKNKNKKEKKETKKGRAKTPEDTRWS from the exons ATGAATTCAG ATGCTGCATCAAGTTACACCAACAATGAAAAGATGAAAATGAAGATgctcaaaatgaaaataaaggcattggaggaagagagggacttCCTCCGAACAACTATTACCCAGCTGACTG gACAAAGAACTTCTTCAGGACCAAGTCCTAGCTCATCTGTGG GTGACAACTTTGCCAAGCTTGACGATCAGTGGGATGACAGCTCTGATTCTTCGAGCTCTGATAGCTCTTCATCCACAGACAGcgaaatagaaaagaaaaagaagaacaaggagaagaaaaagaacaaaaataagaaggaaaaaaaggaaactAAAAAAGGGAGAG CAAAGACCCCAGAAGATACAAGATGGTCCTAG
- the LOC114829566 gene encoding protein FAM133B-like isoform X1, with protein MNSDAASSYTNNEKMKMKMLKMKIKALEEERDFLRTTITQLTGQRTSSGPSPSSSVGDNFAKLDDQWDDSSDSSSSDSSSSTDSEIEKKKKNKEKKKNKNKKEKKETKKGRGMFRLCFFKVKALY; from the exons ATGAATTCAG ATGCTGCATCAAGTTACACCAACAATGAAAAGATGAAAATGAAGATgctcaaaatgaaaataaaggcattggaggaagagagggacttCCTCCGAACAACTATTACCCAGCTGACTG gACAAAGAACTTCTTCAGGACCAAGTCCTAGCTCATCTGTGG GTGACAACTTTGCCAAGCTTGACGATCAGTGGGATGACAGCTCTGATTCTTCGAGCTCTGATAGCTCTTCATCCACAGACAGcgaaatagaaaagaaaaagaagaacaaggagaagaaaaagaacaaaaataagaaggaaaaaaaggaaactAAAAAAGGGAGAGGTATGTTTAGATTATGCTTTTTTAAAGTTAAAGCGCTGTATTAA